The following is a genomic window from Antechinus flavipes isolate AdamAnt ecotype Samford, QLD, Australia chromosome 3, AdamAnt_v2, whole genome shotgun sequence.
caatttgaaaggtgtgaaatggtacctcagagaaCAACATAATTTTTAATCACAGCATCAATATTATTTGTAAtgctattttccttccttccaacttGTTTCAAAGGGCTCAACAGCAATGAATGTAGGTCTAGGACTAAAGCTTGTTTACTATCAAAAGGCAAGAATCTAATAATATTAAGGATATCACACTTGTAGATTTCTTAGGATCAAGGATCCATACACAAGTATTAGGCAATCCCAAATACAGTGAACTGAATTATAATTTGATTCTCTATGCCTGGAACTTTGGAGTAATCAAGGTTTAATATGGCCTACATCTATGGGATAGCTTGACTCAGGTCTTGTTATATTCAGAACCTTCATTTAGGAGAAACAAGATAATGACCACTCCACAATATTTGTGTATTTTAACAGTTTGGGAACAGTTAGGTGGCACTATGGTGCACAGAATGCTAGACCttcagtcaggaagattcatggCTCAGCTACTTACTAAGTGTGTGACTGACCCATGACAGGTCAAttaagctctgtttgcctcagtttccttatctgtagaatgagctggagaagaaagtggaaaaccacttttgtatctttgccaagaaaacacgaAGAGTCTTTCATGGCTGAACAGCAACAAAGGGAATTTGGGTTTATGGAATAAGGAGAAGGAGGTCTGAGGTTTACTCAGGAACATGCCTTCTTTTGAGAAGGAGCATGATATACTTCTCAGCAACATAATCATCCAAGACAAGTGCAAATGACtcacaaaagaaaatgctatccttaactagataaagaactgatggactctgaatgcagatcagagcatattttttcacttactttattctttcttatgtttttttctttttgatctgtttctttttccacaactgtgactaatatggaaatatgttttatatgatagcacatatataaactatataaaactCCCTACCATtttagaagaagggagaagagaaaaggaaaaaaaaaatagaaccccaaatattgtaaaaatgaatactaaaaatcttgatacctaattgggaaaaaataaaatattattaaaaatgagttTGACATCATTGCTCTAggtcaggacttcttaaactttttctacttgtgacccctttttgccagagaaatttttatgtgaccctagtTTTATAGATGTGTAAAgtatgtatacaaatcaaatgcTTAATGatgtcataattttgtgacctccacatttagttatgaAATCCTGCATGAAGTCTCagaccacagtttaagaagctggactcTAGGAAACTCTCCAAAATTTCAGTCTGACCTgcattgtgtgtgtgtagggCTGTTCCTTCATTTGGGAAATTTAAATGTCAGTGGAATCCTAAACTAGTCCCTatgttttagcttttttttttttttccctctggatgTATACTGCAATGCTGTCACATTCTGATATTTTGTCACTTCCACTCTTGTCATGCTAGAATACCTTATTCAGCATTTCCTCATGACAACTGTTTTCTGGGTATCTCTTGGAGCAGGTGGGTTTGAGCAAGAACCAAAGTTTCCAATCTTCTTTACATTGAAGGATTTTGTTGACTTGCAACTCAAGAGGTAGTGACTAGgaacaaaactattttctttcttagccCTTTATACTCATGGAATTTACAGAAAAATAAGCTATACTTAAGAGGAAGGAAAACAGCAAGTGCCAAACCTTGCCAGCCAGAAAAACAACACTAAGAGAAGGAGCTTGTGAAATGTAATTGCATGTGGTTAAAGCCCTCCGGGAGTATTCTGGGTTGCATGATCTCTAACCACTTCTAAATTTGTTGTTGAAAATAGATTTTCCCTTTAACATGTTTTATGACAAGCGGTTGGCAGAACTACCGACTATTcactttgtttttcattgttaACTTTCAATCTTGTGCTGCTGGTTACCAAAGAGGAGAGTATGTTATTGGATCAGATCTAATCAGTTTCCTGTTTTTAAGTGAACTTCTtagttaaatatttaattgaaaaaatgaccTGCATGTTGTATTTGTGACACCTTTATAAGTATATGTTCTGAAAGAGGAAGAGACAACTTCCTAAGACACAAGAGACCAGGAAGGCTGCTTTAGAGCCCAGCTGTTTGGATGTGACTTAGAAGGAAAAACTCATTTTCCAAGCTAGAAGGGGGCCGAGGTTGTAAAGTAGGAATAATTGATACTTCTTCCTGAGGCCCCATAGGGATTCCAATTAGCCCTCCCTGTTAGAAATGGAACAGATGAAGTGAGGCATAATGGAAAGTGCTGGGACTTGGGACTCCTGGGTTGTATTCTGGCTCTGTCATTGCTACTCTGAATAATGTGGTGGGTAGTTTGCTTGTCTTTTGTGagccttacttttcttttttgtaaatgagggtgttggactaGATGCTTTtgaagattccttctagctcttgcattaaaaaaaaaattccctccatCTGCCCATGCCAAGCCCTCCAAACCCTAAACTAATCTCTGAAAGCAAGGATAGACTATGATTTCATAGGCATAGAGAATTCCCAGATGAGGTAACTCCTCCCACTACTGGTTATCACCTTTATTACAATTTATATTCTAAGAGATTTACCTAGAATTTtggacagattaagtgactttcctctGAGCCATTTCAACCGGTATATGTCAGAAGTAAGACCTGAGTTTTTCTGGCTTTGAggtctttttccaattcatcacACCAAGACACTCCAAAATAACTCACCTTTTCTGAACAGTTTGAATGAAGAGAAGGTGGCTCCATTGTTGAAATAGAAGGTAAAGGCTCTGTGGAAAGATAAACAACAGGAGATGGGGAGAAgctaaatctatttcatatttttctctttcatggaGAAAGAGTTCATCTAAGCTATATGTACATCAGATAGAAGAACTGGGTATACAAAATAGCTATTGTTTGATTACATCCATAGAAAATGTGAATTGGGGACTGTCTTCCATTGGCATTGTAATCTGAAACAATCCTTCGAATGGCCTCTTTAGGGAAGGCTTCCCTGATGGCCCAAATTCACTTTGAAATCTCccttgtttaattatttttgccttctttctataGTAGAGCACCATTAGTTCCTTATTACATACCTTGTAGCTTTCTATtgtgtttatttacttatttagtttGTTTGTGAGACACAGTGAAGAAGGCAAAGCCTTTTATTTATTATGGCAATGTGAAATGTTGAGGTTCACCAGATGTCAAACATCAATGATAATTGGTGATATATCACAAATTGCTTCCCAGTTATGTCTTTTTTCTCCAACTAGACCATAAAATCCTTGTACtgtgtacaattctttttttgatcCATAGTGCCTAGGAAAGTGATAAAAAATATACTAGTGCTCAATAACCACTTATTAGTTCTCTTTGATTCCTCTATTCCATGTGGCCTCCCCCTTACCTCCTACTACCCCATGTACCATTCATCTTCAATTAGTTTGAAAAATCAAACAAGCCCCACAAAATATTTGAATCCATATTTCAACACAAAAATGTTTGTCTTTTATTAATCTCTATTCATAGGAAAAATTCAATAATCCTTATTTATAACTACTTGTGAAATAAAGATGTTAAATTTAATGAGGTGGTATAGCAAGAGAATagttaatttgaaaaaaagtagaaatctaAATAATAGATAGCTTAATGACTCAATAGTATGATTATTGatgttcagttatgtccaactgttcatgatcccatttgaggttttcttggtagagatattggagtattttcttctctagctcatcttacagattaagaaattgaggcttaCAGGGTTAAGTGTcatacccagggtcatacagctagtaaatatctgaggccagatttgaacttgggaagatgaatcttctggactctaggcccaacactctatccactgccataTAACTGCCccaacaatattatataacagtttgaaaaatattttttcaaaattactaATGAAAGTAGCAGAATAGGGTTTAGGAGTAGGACATAATTTTTCTGGAGAACTACATCTTGGTCAGATGACAGTAGAAGTGTTTTGTTCAGTTCTAGGTAGCACATTTTGGGAAGGAGATTGATAAGATGGAAAATGTAAGGAGGACAGCCACGGTAGTGAATAGCCTCAAGTTGACCAAAAAACTAGGAATACTTAATAGGGAGAAAAGACTTGTGGGTTGTGGTTGGGAGGACAAGAAAAGAGCAGGGAGTAGGTTCTCTGGCTAgaagttttaaaacaaaaattgactACTTAGAggttgaaaaaaggaaagatattttatagagggaattcttgttcaggtatgaagtagactagatggcctctgaggttcctgCTGTCTTTGAGCTGCTATAACCTCTAAAATGGCAGCTAGAGCAGTTAGGTCATATAGGAGATAGAGTGTTGGCCCtcgagtcaggaaaattcatcttcctgcattgaaatctggcctcagacactaactagctatatgactctgggcaagttatttagccctgtttgcctcagtttcctcatctgtaaaatgagctggagaaggaaatagcaaaccattctggtatctcTGCTCAAAAAACCCTAAATGACGCTATTAAGAGatagacataattgaaaaacaactgaacaacaatctcTAAAAACCTTGCCAGCTCTAAACCCAACCTAACTGAAGAAAGATTTTTCTAAACATCGACATTCTACAGCACCAGGGAAAAGACAGTATTTGTGGAAGGATATCTGAGTTATCAGGGATTTCTGAGAATTTGAGCTGCTTATTTGGAAAAGAGAAGCCAGTGGGAACTGACTGCTTTGCTTCTAGTTAGTTACAGCCTGAGCTTCCATTTCTAACTGGGGGTGTGGAAGCTTTAATGATCTGAAATGAAAGGAGATATGTTATCTTACCCAATTTTGTCTGGCTACTGAACCACGGTTGCAACCATCCTTTGACTGGCAGGTCAGTTTCACTTGAGATTCTGCTCCCCTGAATCATTCTGTTGACAATTCACTACCCCATGAAAATATCCAGCCCTCCCCTCAAAGGATCTAATTCAACCAACTAGCAGGAGTGCTTGGCTGTCTTCATTGTCCCATTGCTACTAGCAAATGTTTATCTGGCACCCATAGTGACACTGTAGTCAAATACTTTCATGGGGAAAAAGATAGACTCAGAACATGTGTGGGAAAACTTCCCTGCCAAAGAGTGATTCTAAGGAAGAAACTCAATAGCTGCCAGGAGAcagtgaggaaggagagagagttaAGATGCCATGGCAGACCCCTGTTAGCCTTCAGGCAGGGATTGGCTCAAGCACTTTTGCTTGAGAGAATGTTACCTTTATCACAATGACATTAATTCCCAAACAgttaagaaattaatattttcttcttccattattGCACCTACTGATTTTCTCTTAAGATGTTATACTGAAAAATTAGACAACATGGTACAAAGAAAAGAGCACTGGCTTTGAAGTCAAAAAcccttggttcaaatcctgcttcttattaattgtgtgatttttatcatttcaggtctcttttccccatctgtaaaatgaagggggcaGACTAGATAGGACCCTTTCTGCTTTTAAactattgcatatatatattatctataatacttacaaatatatgtgtatatacacatctatacatatacatatatgtgtatgtttatgaaaaaatatatgtgaaaaatataaatatatatgaaaatatctaTGAACTACACAGAAGGATTGAGTCCACATGATGTCTCTAAATATCACTGTATATTACTCAGATCACAGTTGATTCCTGGGGTGCAAAAAAATGGATTTCCAGTCCAGGTCTATTCTGAATTGCCATTGGCTcttattgaagaaaatcacactcttttctctctactttACTTTTTTGAAAACTTTCTCTACTCTACTTCCCTCACAGAAACCAAACAAAAATCCCTACCAAAAACCTAAACTGAAAGTCTTTATCTTACCGTATTTCAACTTCATTGATGTCTGAGTTATGAGGGGATGTCCAATTTGCCTGGAAGCTGGTTCTATTGAAATTCTTCACTTGGTAGAAGACAGAGTCATTGCACAGGTGATCAGGATTTTCCCAATGGCCAATTGACTTGTTGTACTTGTCCACAGCTTGCAGGATCACAGAATATAAGTTCTCATTCTGAGAAAAAGTCACTagtaagaaatgattaaaacatATGTaagctttttatctttaaagGAAAGTCACAGGAATTATGAAGACCTGAATGAATACAACTATGTCTTGCATCTGGAAAGACCAGCTATAACAATCCCAGGCTTTGTGATTAGCTGCCAGATGTGTGGCAGAGGATGTGTAAGGTCAGAGGACAGCCTTTGAACAGCTAGCCATGTTACCATACCCAGTGCCGCTCAGACTCTCCTTGTGCCACTTCCACTTCTCCACTAGCACAAAATCACCCAGCTTAGAAGCCAGGGTGGGATTTTGTCTAGTTCTACAGGTCTGGATGTATCCAAGGAAGGTGCTTGGGAATTATTTATGGATTTGATTTGGGGtggaggatataaagaaaattttgcaacttatctttctgactcctctttcctttcctcctaatTCTCTCTCCAATATAGGCAAAACATTGCTGAGTTGTTTAGTAAATTGACAGAGTGCCAGACTTAGGGTTAGAAAAATGGGCTTGAATCCTCAGGcactaactagctatatgaccttggtcaGGGTATTTAATTACATTCAGACACCTGCTTTATAGGATTTCTGTGAGGATCATCTCAATTGGGATAATATGTTTAAATTGTTCTGTAAACTTCATTAATGTTAGCTTTTATTAgtgatgatttttgttgtttagcaTTTCAGTGGTATTTGATTGGTCATaatgccatttgggattttcttggcaaagatactatagtggtttgccatttctttcttcaactcattttacagatgaggaaaaagaatggTTATGGTTGAAGAACCAGAAGCTGGTCAGGATAATTGACTTGTTCCTtgtcacactgctaataaatgtcagaagctggatttgaattgaggacTTCTGGCTTAAAAACCTGCACGTGATCCTATAAAATGCCATGCtgtctcttgctgcctgtgctaccTTGAGGAAGGCACAGCTACTCTGACCTCAGTTccattcatctgtaaaatgaaggaatcactttcctcatctatttaaaaaatgaagctaCACTCAATCTTCTAATTCTCTTGTGGATCTAAGTCTATGAATCTTGGATCATAAGCTGAAATCTATTCCTTTGAGAAGAACTAGTTAGTTGGATGCTCTGTACAtaactggtgcttaataaatgtttgtcctATAGGTAAACTACACAAAAAGAGCACTTGGGACTTAAGTATGAACTCCCAACCTCAAGCTTTTACTTCTCAGGGACCTTCTCAATCTTCTGATAATCCTTCACATTTCCCCCcacataaaggagagaaaatattcatatttaaattcTAGTATTTTCTTAGAGAAAAAGTGGTAGCTTTTCTAGTCAAGTTTGGTTCTGATGCTTCCTCATAGCACAGTGGTGATCCTGGATTTCCAAAGATTGTGAGAACTTTCCAAACTGGGGCTGTTGCTACCAGGCTGGAAAGTCTTCCATTACAGGCTTGGTGAGAGTCAGTTTTGGTAAGGTGGAGAGTTTCCTCACCAGAATaggattatgatgatgatgatgatgataatgatcatTATCAACGTTATTAAACTGCgcaggtagtgcaatggatagattgCTGCCCTTGAGTTAGGAGAACCTTAGTTCAACTATGTCTTCAGATACTTGTTAATTGTATGACCTTGCATAAGTTACTTcaccttgttttcctcagttttctcatctgtcaaatgagctgaagaaggaaatggcaaaccattcaagtatctttgccaagaaagcctcaaatggagtcatggaaaATCCTACACAACTAAAATGtctaaataaaaacaatcttGTAAAATTATTGGGACAATTAGattttatttcagagaaaataCTTTCATGGATGAAGTCAGATCTTTTGAAATAGGAAGTAAGAGGCCTTCATTCTTATACTGAGCTGACTCATTGAGGAAAATCCCCTTATCTGTCCTGTATCTGGATATCACAGCTGCTCTGGCAATGGGATGAGTGTTGGACTCATCTCTGATTCCTGTGACTCATCCCCCTTGCCTGATTAGTCACTCGGGCCAATTCTTCTATTTGAATGTCTTTAATCATGACACTCTCTTCACATCTGTGTCTCTTGACACTCCTTTCTCACTCATTCCCCTCATTATTATCTTTGCTCATATTGACTCCTCCTTGCTCATCCAAATCTGACCCATCCtttctcttccatgaagccttctttgACACTTTCAGCTCTTTCTCatctattctttttctgaattctcaCAGTATTTTATAGGCTatgcaacaacaataataactcacattcatATGGTGCTTCAaggtttacatatattatctcatttgattcttagaaCAACTTTATGAGGCAGAtacaattattatcctcattttacaattgaggaaacagaggctcacaGATTTGCCTAAAGACATCCAGTTGGtgtctgaaataggatttgaacccagtttttcccGAGTCTAGCATTCTATTATACTTCAATGCTTTGTGCAATGTGTTTTGGTTTTGaattatacacagttttataacatTTACCCttctttcagtcattttcattttgcaaCCTCCTTAAAGGTAGGGACAATGCTTTTTACTTCTGAAGTTTTCAGTGCTGAGTGCTAAGGTTAGCTGATAAAGCTGTGTACCCAGCAGAGTGTAGAAGCTTAAGATTCCGTAGGGAATCTAGCCAAGTCAAGTTCTCCCGGCCTGTACAATAGAGAAACTAAAGCCAACATCCAGATAAATTTAACTCTACCAATATTGACTTGTTCTAAAGAGAATATTATTGGTGGGGTGATTCCTTCTTGTaatgaatcatttttaaatagtttttaatttttccaaatacatgcaaagatagttttcaacattcacctttgcaccttgtgttccatttcccccccttctcttctcccctcacccaagacagcaagcaatccaatataggcaacatgtgcaattcttctaaacatattttccatATCCTTCATGCTGTGCAAGAcaaaccagatcaaaaggagaaaaaaaccacaagaacaaaaaaccaagcaaacaaacaacaacaaaaagataaaaatactatgttgtgatccatactcagtctctATAGTCCTCTCTTGgatacaaatggctctctccatcacaattctattggaattaacttgaatcacctcattattgaaaagagccaagtccagaTGAATCCATCTTGTAACTATTAAAGCCCAGGTATCATGACTATGTACATACCGAACCAAGAGAAAActtgaaaacaaaagattttaccCCACTCCTCAAACATTattatcatctttcttttatccctttccttcccaattctaatctgttccaaatttcttgcTCCCTGCTCATCTCTTAGTCTAGTCAATAAGCGTCCATCTCACTCAAAGAGAGATTGACCAGCACTATCCAGGAGTGTCCATCATGTTCCAGCTCTGGGATCAGAGGTCTTTCTGGCTCAGCCATTCATTGATTGCAACAAAGATTCAAatacagggggaaaaaataaagacttcTGTATAAGCCCAGAACTCCTAGAGAGTTCTAGGTCAGTCTTCCTTTGAGTAAGATGAATTATGTATGTCCTATTTATGTATGTGTTCTCTGTCTACGAGGGGCAACAGTAGTCTTTGTCTAGTCTTGGAGCCAGGAGAGACTGGAGTTCAAAGTCCCAGATTTAGCATTTAAGAGCTTTGTGACCCCCTGAGTCAATCATACCTTTTCTCTGAGACTTAGGCCCCTTGtgtttaaaatggaaacaatgatACTTGTACTGGCTTCCTCAGAGGTTTGTCATGAGTAAAGCATCGTGTAAACTGTAAGATGATATAACTGTAGGAGGATACAAATGTGAGTTGTTGTTACTGTAAAAATACAGCTGTATATAATGCTatgatttaaaataatgtcttactctgttttccctttcctcttgaGGGAACATAGTGAATAGCTAGAATACCAGGACCTTGAATTGAAGTCTGAACTCTACTTCAAACACTGATTAGTggtgtgatattgggcaaatcacttaacctctgtcttggtttcctcatctgtaaaatggagataataatagaacgtcgtgaagaagaaataaatctttttaaagtactttgcgaaccttaaagctctttataaatgttaattatctaTAGATTGTTCCAAACATCTTAGAGAGGCTTTAAGCTATTAGAACTTAAAACTTggtctttccctctgtctccatctctctttctgtctctattcagacAAGAGTATGTGGCTATCTATAACTCCTCCAAAATTCTCTGTAATTGCCTTTACATTCTCACACAAGGAATCTTGACATTTTCTCTTATTACCCTTTTTCAACTccttatttcccccaatttcatttcttcttctttttcactcCACTTTATGATCTTTCTTAGTTCCTACCATAGAAACGTTTTTTACCGAATACTTGTAATATTGATGCTGGTTTCTCTCATTCCAGCTTCTTTCCTATTTGATGAGTTAACAATGCTGCTTCAAAAGTTAACTTCTTCATTCTTTGTACAAGTAATATTAGTTTCCTAGATCCCAAACAGGCTAATAAGAGTGCTGgagtgggaagaaggggagagcCTATAGAATGTCTAAATTGgtctaaaatggaaattttggtGGGGCAATTTCTCTGAAACCCCAAAGAAAATGCACACAAGGTACATGCTAATATTGCTTGTATTTTCACCTTCTAAAAGATAATTCTTGAAGTCTGAATTGCTTTTAGGATTAcatatttagagatagaagggacctcagaagttatCTAGTACAGTCCCCTCATCTCACACAGGAGGAAACTTTagttcagcaaaataaaataaattgcccAATGTCACTATTAAACATTTggtactattttatttaattggtATACTATTAAACTAGTGGTACAGCCAGGCCTTTTACTCCAAATAATGTTCTATATACTGCAGCCTGTGGATCACTAGTGCATAAGCCTTGATTTCCTCCTTTTTGGCTTATTGGAAAGAGGACTGTTCTCAGAAAACTTGTGTTTGAGGCACAGCTTCCTTGCCTTGGCTAAGGAATGTTGATGCCGCTTCCCAAAAGTGTTATCATGAGAAAGTACTTGGTAAACTGTTAAGTACCATATTGATGCAAGATATTGTTGTTTTACCTAGAACATAGATATTAGCTAGAAGGGcatacagtgaatagaacaccaggcTTGGCTATttttctcagttcctcatttgtaaaatgaggacatgctggaaaaggaaatggcacactattccagtatatttgccaagaaaaccccatggacaaaaTGCAGGGGGTCacacagacatgactgaatgacagaGCAACTACCACCTAGAGAGATACTATCTGTAGGGCTTAGAAGCTGAAAGACCCCCAAGAGAGCAGGCAATGACCACCCCTATTTGTAGTTTCTGCTAGTTCAAGAAATTACTTGGATAATACAAGAAGAGACCCCTAAAGCTTCATCTATACTGAAGATAGCAAGGGAATTTCTGTTACTCATTTTATTGAGGTTTAATGACTCCTGTGGTTGTGATCTGCCTGGGGAAAGTACAGAAGAcaatggaaaaaaagttattattattattattgcattttagagataagagacctcagagatcacctTCTTTATTTCAGAGATGAGAGAATTTAATTTCAGAGAAATAGAGTGATCTATGCCAGCTCCCACTGCTATTATGCcggagacaagattagaattcACTTCTGCTGACATCCTATCTAGGGCGTTTCCCATTATACTATGGTTGCCTTTTAGTGAAAGGGAGATTCTCCCTGACCTTTTCTTCTGTCTCCTAAACATAATTTCAATTACTGCACTAGTAGCACTTGTGACAAGAGTGAGATATAGAGCTCTGCATGTTTTGTCCCCACAAAACTATAAAATGCTAGCCATCTTTCTCTTcatgtctctctgtatctgtctttatctctgtctgtctgtctgtctgtctttctctctgactttctttgtctctctctctgactctgtctctctcttactccCTCTgactttgtctgtctctctctgattgtCTCTCTTACtccctctgactctctctgtctctttgagactctctctgattctctctgtctctgtctctctctgtctgtcagtctctgtGACAAAGGCCACGGCTGAAGAGCCAATTGATCTTACTCACCTGTGTAAGTTTTATTGGTTTTGTAAATGTTGGAATCTGCCTTGACGGAGAGGTTGATGGTTGTGTTCGTCTTTTCAGGAAAGGTGCAGTCATCAGGGGCACTTACAACCAAGCCTGAAAAAAGTATCACCTGGAGGCCCAGCAGCTGCAATAGCAGCAGATGTTTCAGGACAGAGCTGAGGGCTGCCATTGTCTCTACTTGTGGGAGAGAAACACTTGCACCTACCTGCAAGCAGAGGGAACTGTCCCTTATGCATCACCCTCCTCCTGTTTATACACTCCTGGGCAGGATGACGTCAGGTAATTGCAATTTTTAAATTCCCACCCTTTTCCAAAAGGAGAAGCAATTTCCTTGTGAGTGCTGGtgtcttaaaaattttttttttttaatgaatgctgGCCCAGACTGAGAAGAAACTATAGTCtaatttctttagtattttaCTTCTAAGCTCTGTTACAGTAAGTATTATTTGAAATGGAATCAGAGCAAGTGCCT
Proteins encoded in this region:
- the PLET1 gene encoding placenta-expressed transcript 1 protein — its product is MAALSSVLKHLLLLQLLGLQVILFSGLVVSAPDDCTFPEKTNTTINLSVKADSNIYKTNKTYTVTFSQNENLYSVILQAVDKYNKSIGHWENPDHLCNDSVFYQVKNFNRTSFQANWTSPHNSDINEVEIRAFTFYFNNGATFSSFKLFRKASTPWLITPKSSAQTVYSNLFIDIIQSLFVYFSCKLIS